The following coding sequences are from one Halorubrum sp. BOL3-1 window:
- the cheY gene encoding chemotaxis protein CheY — MATRVLIADDSEFMRNLLREILEGEFEIVGEAENGVEAVNMYEEHGPDLVMMDIVMPIRDGIEATTEILEENPDAKVIMCTSVGQEEKMKAAIKAGAEGYITKPFQKPNVLDAIGSAV, encoded by the coding sequence ATGGCTACGCGGGTACTCATCGCCGACGACTCGGAGTTCATGCGGAACCTCCTCCGGGAGATCCTCGAAGGTGAGTTCGAGATCGTCGGGGAGGCGGAAAACGGCGTGGAGGCGGTCAACATGTACGAGGAACACGGGCCGGACCTCGTGATGATGGACATCGTGATGCCGATCCGCGACGGGATCGAGGCGACGACGGAGATCTTAGAGGAGAACCCCGACGCGAAGGTGATCATGTGTACCAGCGTCGGGCAAGAAGAGAAAATGAAGGCGGCGATCAAGGCCGGTGCGGAGGGGTACATCACGAAGCCGTTCCAGAAGCCGAACGTGCTCGACGCCATCGGCTCGGCGGTATAA